One stretch of Hyalangium gracile DNA includes these proteins:
- a CDS encoding TolC family protein: MRRTVLGHLVGVGLALAAGTATAQGVPGAAQGAPAPAGQGTSVPTPAGQGASVPVPGTQGGQSATPQAQEAATQDATRSTQQQAQVSEGAPAQAAEPLTLARLVERARRSDARVEEAEAELRRLQALQRQAHWAWFPKFETVVGFGGPTPEAYNDGLGGPPTTEASREGDLNFGTLGVTFRAEVNALLPIYTFGKLTALEKAGDQGPIIGAALRERARDEAGFQAAQAFYGYQLARSGLAQIEDVGKRLEDAGKRINEMLEEESQQVSKIDTYKVNFFRQVVAARLAEARQGQAVALAAIRMLAGAKPDERLEIADVELPLEEEFTPPTLEKALTLADQHRPELTALQAGIAAREQEVLIRERSYYPDLGIIGFARYAYTTNATPQRSPFADDPYNDRSVGIGIAARGTFDIPIKNAQLDQARAELDKLKAQQRLLQAAIHLEVAKVHGELVSALERARAYSEGEKNTRRWATAAYAAFDLGTGDTRELMDAFTALAQASAERAKGWFDVRVGIEALNRVTGTPPSGP, encoded by the coding sequence GTGAGACGGACAGTGCTGGGACATCTGGTGGGAGTAGGGCTGGCGCTCGCGGCCGGGACGGCCACGGCGCAGGGCGTTCCAGGAGCCGCGCAGGGCGCGCCCGCGCCAGCAGGGCAGGGTACCTCGGTTCCGACGCCGGCGGGGCAGGGCGCCTCGGTGCCGGTGCCAGGGACGCAGGGAGGCCAGAGCGCCACGCCCCAGGCCCAGGAGGCCGCCACCCAGGACGCGACCCGCTCCACCCAGCAGCAGGCGCAGGTATCGGAGGGGGCTCCGGCGCAGGCGGCGGAGCCGCTCACGCTCGCGCGGCTGGTGGAGCGCGCTCGCCGCTCGGACGCGCGCGTGGAGGAGGCGGAGGCGGAGCTGCGCAGGCTCCAGGCGCTCCAGCGCCAGGCCCACTGGGCGTGGTTCCCCAAGTTCGAGACCGTGGTGGGCTTCGGCGGCCCCACTCCCGAGGCGTACAACGACGGTTTGGGAGGGCCTCCCACGACGGAGGCCTCGCGCGAGGGAGACCTGAACTTCGGCACGCTGGGCGTCACGTTCCGCGCCGAGGTCAACGCCCTGCTGCCCATCTACACCTTCGGCAAGCTCACGGCGCTGGAGAAGGCGGGGGACCAGGGCCCCATCATTGGCGCGGCCCTGCGAGAGCGGGCGCGAGACGAGGCCGGCTTCCAGGCCGCGCAGGCCTTCTATGGGTATCAGCTCGCGCGCTCAGGCCTCGCGCAGATCGAGGACGTGGGCAAGCGGTTGGAGGACGCCGGCAAGCGCATCAACGAGATGCTCGAGGAGGAGTCCCAGCAGGTCTCGAAGATCGACACGTACAAGGTGAACTTCTTCCGGCAGGTGGTGGCCGCTCGCCTCGCCGAGGCGCGGCAGGGGCAGGCCGTCGCGCTGGCGGCCATCCGCATGCTTGCGGGCGCGAAGCCCGACGAGCGGCTGGAGATCGCCGACGTGGAGCTCCCGCTGGAGGAGGAGTTCACTCCTCCCACGCTGGAGAAGGCGCTCACGCTGGCCGATCAGCACCGGCCCGAGCTGACGGCCCTCCAGGCCGGCATCGCGGCGCGCGAGCAGGAGGTCCTCATCCGAGAGCGCTCCTACTACCCGGACCTGGGCATCATCGGCTTCGCGCGGTACGCGTACACCACCAACGCCACGCCCCAGCGCTCTCCCTTCGCCGACGATCCCTACAACGATCGCAGCGTGGGCATCGGCATCGCCGCGCGCGGCACCTTCGACATCCCCATCAAGAACGCACAGCTCGATCAGGCGCGAGCGGAGCTGGACAAGCTCAAGGCCCAGCAGCGGCTGCTCCAGGCCGCCATCCACCTGGAGGTGGCGAAGGTGCATGGCGAGCTGGTGAGCGCGCTCGAGCGCGCCCGGGCCTACTCGGAGGGAGAGAAGAACACCCGGCGCTGGGCCACCGCCGCCTATGCCGCCTTCGATCTGGGTACAGGCGACACCCGCGAGCTGATGGATGCCTTCACCGCGCTCGCTCAGGCCTCGGCCGAAAGGGCCAAGGGCTGGTTTGACGTGCGTGTGGGAATAGAAGCGCTGAACCGCGTCACCGGCACACCCCCCTCGGGGCCGTGA
- a CDS encoding MlaC/ttg2D family ABC transporter substrate-binding protein yields the protein MLAPLIAATLLAATPATPLDVVKGGYSDVQKAANAPGATVDQLASVVEKFVDFEELAKRALGKTWDTLTPAQRKDFAETMKGLLRASYAQKALGQANADVKYGKEAIKGDEATVNTTVTVKKDQVPVDYRLYKTAGKASTWRIYDVITDEVSLVETYAGQFRKLLADKGFDGLLSTLKNKRAQLEKNSQASANGAGSQAPATKQ from the coding sequence ATGCTTGCACCTCTGATTGCCGCAACGCTGCTCGCCGCAACGCCCGCGACGCCTCTCGACGTCGTCAAGGGGGGGTACTCGGATGTTCAGAAGGCCGCCAACGCGCCCGGAGCCACCGTCGATCAGCTCGCCAGCGTGGTGGAGAAGTTCGTCGATTTCGAGGAACTGGCGAAGCGGGCCCTCGGGAAGACCTGGGACACGCTCACTCCCGCCCAGCGCAAGGACTTCGCGGAGACCATGAAGGGCCTGCTGCGCGCCTCCTATGCCCAGAAGGCCCTCGGTCAGGCCAACGCGGACGTGAAGTATGGCAAGGAGGCCATCAAGGGTGACGAGGCCACCGTCAACACCACCGTCACCGTGAAGAAGGACCAGGTCCCCGTCGACTACCGGCTCTACAAGACGGCGGGGAAGGCGAGCACCTGGCGCATCTACGACGTCATCACCGACGAGGTCTCCCTCGTGGAGACGTATGCCGGCCAGTTCCGCAAGCTGCTGGCCGACAAGGGGTTCGACGGCCTGCTCTCCACCTTGAAGAACAAGCGGGCGCAGCTGGAGAAGAACTCCCAGGCCTCCGCCAACGGGGCCGGCTCCCAGGCTCCGGCCACCAAGCAGTAG
- a CDS encoding NAD-dependent epimerase/dehydratase family protein, with translation MHILLTGSTGFIGQRLARRIVERGDTLTALVRRTSKRGVLDSLGARFAVGDLLTGEGLTEAVKGVDCVLHLAGVTKARGPEGYFQGNAEGTRRLVKAMAELPSPPRLVYCSSLAAAGPSIPGRPRREEEPPAPVSLYGRSKLGGEQAVREFADRVPSVIVRPPIVYGPGDQEFLPSMLPMARFGVMLKSGFGPKHYSLIHVDDLCTALLAATERGQTLSPNDPTAGVYMVSDGTEHRWEDFCQALAQAMGRAKPAVVPVPETVSYVVGLGSELAARVRGTIPILNRDKVREMSFPAWTCSPERAEKELGFTAAIPLAQGLASALGQDSQARGR, from the coding sequence GTGCACATCCTCCTCACCGGCAGCACCGGGTTCATCGGCCAGCGGCTCGCGCGTCGCATCGTCGAGCGGGGCGACACCCTCACCGCGCTCGTGCGCCGGACCTCCAAGCGAGGAGTGCTGGACTCGCTCGGGGCCCGCTTCGCGGTGGGCGATCTGCTCACGGGTGAGGGGCTCACCGAGGCCGTGAAGGGCGTGGACTGCGTGCTGCACCTGGCCGGCGTCACCAAGGCCCGTGGGCCCGAGGGCTACTTCCAGGGCAACGCGGAGGGCACGCGCCGGCTGGTGAAGGCCATGGCGGAGCTGCCCTCTCCTCCCCGGCTCGTCTACTGCTCGTCGCTGGCGGCCGCCGGGCCGTCGATTCCGGGGCGCCCCCGGCGCGAGGAGGAGCCCCCGGCTCCGGTGTCGCTGTATGGCCGCAGCAAGCTGGGCGGTGAGCAGGCCGTGCGCGAGTTCGCCGACCGGGTTCCGTCCGTCATCGTCCGCCCGCCCATCGTGTACGGGCCGGGGGACCAGGAGTTCCTGCCGTCCATGCTCCCCATGGCCCGCTTCGGGGTGATGCTCAAGAGCGGCTTCGGCCCCAAGCACTACTCGCTCATCCACGTGGATGATCTCTGCACGGCGCTGCTCGCGGCCACCGAGCGCGGGCAGACGCTGAGCCCGAACGATCCCACCGCGGGCGTGTACATGGTGTCGGACGGCACGGAGCACCGCTGGGAGGACTTCTGCCAGGCGCTCGCGCAGGCCATGGGCCGCGCGAAGCCGGCGGTGGTGCCGGTGCCCGAGACGGTCAGCTACGTGGTGGGCCTGGGCTCGGAGCTGGCCGCGCGCGTGCGGGGCACCATTCCCATCCTCAACCGGGACAAGGTCCGGGAGATGAGCTTCCCGGCGTGGACCTGCTCGCCGGAGCGGGCGGAGAAGGAGCTGGGCTTCACCGCCGCCATTCCGCTCGCGCAGGGGCTGGCCAGCGCCCTGGGCCAGGACTCTCAGGCCCGAGGGCGCTGA
- a CDS encoding N-acetyltransferase, which yields MALPAEPSPAAPLPSVPPDVTVSPVRSGADKLAFIRMAYSIYQGDPNWVPPLEMERKDFLDPKKNPFFEFGEVELFLARRGSQVVGRIAAVKDPHYNDFHGTNEGFFGLFECINDAGVARALFDAASEWLRSKGFVKVLGPMNFSTNHECGLLVDGFGKPPAIMTTYNPPYYAALIEANGFTKAKDLWSFELSASVSAPEKVARIAEKIRQREGVTVRSVDLKRFEAEVSLIKGIYNAAWEKNWGFVPMTEREFDHLARDLKQIVEPRLLLIAEVKGEPVAFSMTIPDANHAIKAAGGRLTTFGLPIGLTKMLLASKKIRRLRLITLGIKEGYRRRGLDAILYLDTLRTARELGYEGGEISWTLEDNHLVNRAIESMGGQRSKTHRIYERSL from the coding sequence ATGGCCCTGCCCGCCGAGCCATCGCCCGCCGCTCCCCTGCCCTCCGTGCCTCCCGACGTGACGGTGTCTCCGGTGCGGAGCGGCGCGGACAAACTCGCCTTCATCCGCATGGCGTACTCCATCTACCAGGGCGACCCGAACTGGGTGCCGCCCCTGGAGATGGAGCGCAAGGACTTCCTCGATCCGAAGAAGAACCCCTTCTTCGAGTTCGGAGAGGTGGAGCTGTTCCTGGCGCGGCGTGGAAGCCAGGTGGTGGGCCGCATCGCGGCGGTGAAGGACCCGCACTACAACGACTTCCACGGCACCAACGAGGGCTTCTTCGGCCTCTTCGAGTGCATCAACGACGCGGGAGTGGCGCGGGCCCTGTTCGACGCCGCGTCGGAGTGGCTGCGCTCCAAGGGGTTCGTCAAGGTCCTGGGGCCGATGAACTTCTCGACCAACCACGAGTGCGGGCTGCTCGTGGACGGGTTCGGCAAGCCGCCGGCGATCATGACGACGTACAACCCGCCCTACTACGCCGCGCTGATCGAGGCCAACGGCTTCACCAAGGCCAAGGATCTGTGGTCCTTCGAGCTGTCCGCCTCGGTGTCGGCGCCGGAGAAGGTGGCGCGCATCGCCGAGAAGATCCGCCAGCGCGAGGGCGTCACCGTGCGCTCGGTGGATCTGAAGAGGTTCGAGGCCGAGGTGTCCCTCATCAAGGGCATCTACAACGCGGCCTGGGAGAAGAACTGGGGCTTCGTACCGATGACGGAGCGCGAGTTCGATCACCTGGCCAGGGATCTGAAGCAGATCGTCGAGCCGAGGCTGCTGCTGATCGCCGAGGTGAAGGGCGAGCCGGTGGCCTTCTCCATGACGATCCCGGACGCCAACCATGCGATCAAGGCGGCGGGCGGGCGGCTGACGACCTTCGGGCTGCCCATCGGCCTGACGAAGATGCTGCTGGCCTCGAAGAAGATCCGCCGGCTGCGCCTCATCACCCTCGGCATCAAGGAGGGCTACCGCCGCCGGGGGCTGGACGCCATCCTGTACCTGGACACGCTGCGCACCGCGCGTGAGCTCGGCTACGAGGGCGGAGAGATCTCCTGGACGCTCGAGGACAACCACCTGGTGAACCGGGCCATCGAGTCCATGGGTGGCCAGCGCTCGAAGACGCACCGCATCTACGAGCGCTCGCTCTGA
- a CDS encoding aminotransferase class I/II-fold pyridoxal phosphate-dependent enzyme has translation MSDVFDKCRNWKDYRIAKATGLYPYFRSIEASHGATEVEIEGRRVIMVGSNNYLGLSADPRVKEAATKAVEKFGTTCSGSRLLNGTLALHEELEAKLARFLNREAALVISTGFQTNLALSSILGRHDIVFSDRQNHASLVDGIRLGFSTERKFRHNDMEHLEQLLAAAEPDAGKIIVTDGVFSMEGDICNLPRIVELAKKYNARVMTDDAHSMGVLGEKGRGVPEYFGLEAETDLTMGTFSKSFASLGGVLAGPFEVINYIRHKARSVIFSASMTPASIAAALKALEIIESEPQRRARLLDIAEKMHNGFRAMGFDTGVSVTPVVPVHIGDQVKCFRFWKALHEAGVFANPVIPPAVEAGHALIRTSFMATHTDAQLDRVLDTFEKIGRRMEVIPETRPTVYEPVKIARPGTGVRANKASEKWAAASEGQGLQNGGITLDQLSRMSSREVAGKIFDAVEQLTWRAANLQPADLRKLPGASKRLWQKRGELTGLLLEKGAHFFMRNGQEQHGGSQAERN, from the coding sequence ATGAGCGACGTCTTCGACAAGTGCCGTAACTGGAAGGACTACCGCATCGCGAAGGCCACTGGCCTGTATCCCTACTTCCGTTCCATCGAGGCCTCGCACGGGGCCACGGAGGTGGAGATCGAGGGACGCAGGGTCATCATGGTGGGCTCGAACAACTACCTGGGACTGTCTGCAGACCCGCGAGTGAAGGAAGCGGCCACCAAGGCGGTGGAGAAGTTCGGCACCACGTGCTCCGGCTCGCGCCTGCTCAACGGCACGCTGGCGCTGCACGAGGAGCTGGAGGCGAAGCTGGCCAGGTTCCTCAACCGCGAGGCCGCGCTCGTCATCTCCACCGGCTTCCAGACGAACCTGGCCCTGTCGTCCATCCTGGGCCGGCACGACATCGTCTTCAGCGACCGGCAGAACCACGCCTCGCTGGTGGACGGCATCCGCCTGGGCTTCTCCACGGAGCGCAAGTTCCGCCACAACGACATGGAGCACCTGGAGCAGCTGCTGGCGGCGGCCGAGCCCGACGCGGGAAAGATCATCGTCACCGACGGCGTGTTCTCCATGGAGGGAGACATCTGCAACCTCCCGCGCATCGTGGAGCTGGCCAAGAAGTACAACGCGCGGGTGATGACGGATGACGCCCACTCCATGGGCGTGCTGGGCGAGAAGGGCCGCGGCGTGCCCGAGTACTTCGGGCTGGAGGCGGAGACGGACCTGACGATGGGCACCTTCTCCAAGAGCTTCGCGTCGCTGGGCGGCGTGCTGGCCGGCCCCTTCGAGGTCATCAACTACATCCGCCACAAGGCGCGCTCGGTCATCTTCTCGGCCTCCATGACGCCGGCGTCCATCGCCGCGGCGCTCAAGGCGCTGGAGATCATCGAGTCGGAGCCGCAGCGGCGCGCGCGTCTGCTGGACATCGCCGAGAAGATGCACAACGGCTTCCGGGCGATGGGCTTCGACACGGGCGTGTCGGTGACGCCGGTGGTGCCGGTGCACATCGGCGACCAGGTGAAGTGCTTCCGCTTCTGGAAGGCGCTGCACGAGGCGGGCGTGTTCGCCAACCCCGTGATTCCTCCGGCCGTCGAGGCGGGCCACGCGCTCATCCGCACCAGCTTCATGGCCACGCACACCGACGCGCAGCTGGACCGGGTGCTGGACACCTTCGAGAAGATCGGCCGGCGCATGGAGGTCATCCCCGAGACGCGGCCCACGGTGTACGAGCCGGTGAAGATCGCCCGGCCGGGCACGGGCGTGCGCGCCAACAAGGCCTCCGAGAAGTGGGCGGCGGCCTCCGAGGGCCAGGGCCTGCAGAACGGGGGCATCACGCTGGATCAGCTCTCGCGCATGTCCTCGCGCGAGGTGGCCGGGAAGATCTTCGACGCGGTGGAGCAGCTGACGTGGCGCGCGGCCAACCTGCAGCCGGCGGATCTGCGCAAGCTGCCGGGCGCCTCCAAGCGCCTGTGGCAGAAGCGCGGGGAGCTGACGGGGCTGCTGCTGGAGAAGGGGGCGCACTTCTTCATGCGCAACGGCCAGGAGCAGCACGGCGGCAGCCAGGCGGAAAGGAACTAG